TCGTCATACAGTGAAGATCCTCCTGCTAGTGCCGTATCCTTTGGGGCAAGCGCCTTCTCAACGTTTTCGTTTCGAATTATTGATCAAAAGTATGAAAGAAAAGGGGTGGCAGGTTGATACACACTCTTTTCTTTCGATGAATGGGTGGAAAATAATCTATAAAGGAAGCGCGATCAGTCGACTCGTCAGCATATTGGGAGGTTTTTTCAGAAGAATTGCTCACCTCCTCAAAGTTCCTTCTTCCGACATCATTTTCATCCATAGAGAGCTGACTCCTGCGGGACCTCCCATATTCGAATGGATCATTGCCAAAATCCTGCGTAAGAAAATCATTTACGATTTTGATGATGCCATTTGGTTACCAGATCCCAATGAGACAAACCCACTGATCCGGTTGGTCAAGTGGAAATCTAAAGTCAAAAAAATTTGCCAGTGGAGTTGGAAAGTATCTGCTGGCAATGAATACCTTGCTGATTTTGCTAGAAAGTTTTCCGATCAGGTCGAAGTGATACCCACAGTTGTGGACACAAATTATCACCTTCCAGCCAATGAAGAACATCCGGATATTACCATTGGCTGGACGGGCTCACATTCCACATTGCAGTACCTCATTCCTCTAGTTCCCACACTGGATGAATTGTGTAAAAAGCAGAAAGTGAAATTTGCCGTGATCGCCAATAAAAATCCGGAACTACCGATCACGGGTTTTGAATTCATTACCTGGACTCAATCCAGCGAAGTTTCAGACCTTCAAAAATTTGACATAGGCATCATGCCATTGACAGATGATATTTGGTCAAAAGGAAAATGTGGTTTTAAAGCCATTCAGTATGGAGCATCTGGTATCCCTGCGTTAGTATCACCCGTAGGTGTCAACACTGAAGTCGTGAAGGATGGGTTGACCGGATTTCTTTGTACCAAAACAGAAGACTGGAAAACTCGCCTGGAAGAATTGATCCTTGACGAAAGCAAGCGGCAAAAGATGGGTTCCGCCGGAAGAAAGCATATTGAAGCGAATTATTCTATAAATGCCATCCGGGAAAAGTTTTTAAGCTTATTTGAAATCTAAGATCTCAGCCGCTTCAATGCCGCTTTGGCTTGTTTGTTGGCCCCGTGGCTGCGTTTGGAGACTTTTCTCACTTTTTTGTAGTACTCACGGGCTTTGTCCTCGTTTCCGTTCTTTTCTTCGATGCGGCCCAGGTGCAAAAAGGAATAGAAGTAATAGCCTTTATCGGTCGCTCCGATTTTTTCGGAATGTGCAATGGCCTGATTGAAATAACCGATGGCCTCCTCGTACTTGTATTGCAATTCGTTGATGTGTCCGAGATAGAAACTCGCATATCGTGCAGAGTTGGATTCGTACCCTTGATAAGCACTATCAACGCGGGCGAGGATAAGTTTGGATTCTTCTGAGGCCTGGCGGTACTTTCCTGTTTGGTACAAGAGACGTGCATAAAACCGATGGAAATAGGCATTGTTTGGGTAAGACTCATGAAGGTAGCTCGCCATCCTTACACCTCCGATCATGTCATTTTCTTCAAGCGCCAATAGCCGCATGAGATAATACTGTGCTTCCGTACGGCTGTAAAAAGCATTATTCGCCACCTCCTTCAATTGGGCAATGCCCAAACCTTTGTCTCCTTTTGGAAACAGGGCCATAAGTGGCCGGAGCAACGGGTAATTTTCACGGATCCATACGGCGTAATAATTGAAAAGGGCATCTGCAAAAAGGATCTCCGGGCTGTAATCCGTCTTACCTCGTACTTCACCAAGGTATTTCAGCGTATTACGACCCGCAACGGCAGATTTGGCATATTGTCCCCGCTCAGAAAGCAGCCTACCTCTAAAAGCATGCGTGATCGCCAGGAAAAAAGCACCTTCTACTTCATTGACCTCTTCGTACAATCGCTTGGATAGGATAAGTGCCGTGTCCATTTCGGCATAGAAGGCTTCGTCATACGTTTCGTTAGGAATATGCGGAATGATTTGCCACCAGTTATTCATGCCCTGCAGAAAATAAGGCAATGGGTGCCAGCCATATTGTTTCTTCAGCGCATTGAAGCCGTTCTTTGCACGTTCAAAGTTGAAGTTGTACATGTCATCAATGGCCTCCGTCGCTTCAAACTGGATGTGAGGATTGGTGAGAATACTCTTATTGGCACTA
This DNA window, taken from Cytophagales bacterium, encodes the following:
- a CDS encoding glycosyltransferase family 4 protein, which gives rise to MKEKGWQVDTHSFLSMNGWKIIYKGSAISRLVSILGGFFRRIAHLLKVPSSDIIFIHRELTPAGPPIFEWIIAKILRKKIIYDFDDAIWLPDPNETNPLIRLVKWKSKVKKICQWSWKVSAGNEYLADFARKFSDQVEVIPTVVDTNYHLPANEEHPDITIGWTGSHSTLQYLIPLVPTLDELCKKQKVKFAVIANKNPELPITGFEFITWTQSSEVSDLQKFDIGIMPLTDDIWSKGKCGFKAIQYGASGIPALVSPVGVNTEVVKDGLTGFLCTKTEDWKTRLEELILDESKRQKMGSAGRKHIEANYSINAIREKFLSLFEI
- a CDS encoding tetratricopeptide repeat protein, whose translation is MTGRNFLFRVALLLPVLVSFQSYAQQWMVPVDSANKSILTNPHIQFEATEAIDDMYNFNFERAKNGFNALKKQYGWHPLPYFLQGMNNWWQIIPHIPNETYDEAFYAEMDTALILSKRLYEEVNEVEGAFFLAITHAFRGRLLSERGQYAKSAVAGRNTLKYLGEVRGKTDYSPEILFADALFNYYAVWIRENYPLLRPLMALFPKGDKGLGIAQLKEVANNAFYSRTEAQYYLMRLLALEENDMIGGVRMASYLHESYPNNAYFHRFYARLLYQTGKYRQASEESKLILARVDSAYQGYESNSARYASFYLGHINELQYKYEEAIGYFNQAIAHSEKIGATDKGYYFYSFLHLGRIEEKNGNEDKAREYYKKVRKVSKRSHGANKQAKAALKRLRS